The genome window GGATTCCCGGTACGACCCAAAAATAGAAAGTTAATACACTTTCAACAGTGAGtcattttttgtaaattatgtAAGGCGCGGATTTACATAATTTTTCGTTTTGGCATTACTATATTTTGTTATGACCAAATATCAAACATggtgaaataaattaaaatcaaactacACTATACACGGACaaatatttccattttcattaaataattcaatgtaaaacattatttatttatttatttattttttgtggtcACCTGACTTGTAGTTATGGTACGTGTCCTAACGTCATTTCCCTGCGACGGCAAGGGTCGATACATGACGTCATCGTCGTCgccttgttttgtttacatgctAACGGCCGGGCTACATATTTAGCGATCTTTTCTGTGTTCtttgtgaggatggcgacccaaAAACCCGTGAACGTCAGCTCCGTACCCATAGATGCATTCAGCAATTTACGAATTACATCCATTTGGACGTTCCTCATGTCTGTAAGTTCAACTTTATTCACATGCTATCACGCTTAGCTCAGTCGTTGGATTGTCGCTGCTAAACAATCATGTGTTGTTTGTGAGGGTCTTCTTTGGCAgactttattcatttaattttttttaggtgaagTGGTCGGAGCCGTGGCTTCTTGCCGGTGTTGTGTTTCACATAGTCTGTCTTTGCCTGACTGTGGTGACGTGCAAGTATTACAGAGCGCAGATTTGCCACTTCCTGCTCATAAGtaagtggacaaaagtattgctaCTACTAAAATAATGGTTTGATTCAAACGTATTGTACATAAAAttgtaaaagtttaaaaaccAAGATTAACTTAGTGCAATAAATTAGCATTTCGATACAACCGAACTTTATGGGCAGTGATTATTTTGCataccaccagagggagcccacgtaccacttTGAGAAGCAACGCTTGAGtctaaattaatttcattaatttttttaagataaatatttttaaattaaactgttgcatttttttattattttggcgGTGAATTttcatatacaaataaaaatatatgagCCACTGAGAAGTAGAGCGTCATGTCGTTTTGCAGGAGACTCGTTTAAAAGTTTGATGGCACAGAACGGTATTTGTTTTTGCTGAAATTGTGGTCTATATGTCAGACTTaattttcacaaaatttcaaaaaaatttatGTGTAATTTCACCTATTTAATGAGCTAAATTAATGCTTATCTTTCACTTTGTCTTTTATCCCGGTTCATGTTTCCCACAGTTGTCTTGGTGTACAGTGCTGAATATTTAAACGAGCTGGCAGCAATGAACTGGAGGTAAGCTTACAATATCTTTAATTCTTATATTATGTTATGATGATGTGCATTGTTTGACAAACACTTGATTGCAGGTCTTTCTCCGAGTTCCAGTACTTTGACTCCAAGGGCATGTTCATATCGTTGGTCTTCTCCATCCCGTTGCTCTTCAACGCTGTCATCATTGTGGTGAGTGCTGATTTATCATCACATCATATTGAATTCCCGTTTAGTTTCACAGTGtaatacagacaaacaaatatacGGAGATGGTCTCTGATCCTCAGTAAACCCAGTGATATTATTCGTTCTTcgctgaggataaagaatatatgcagaGGGTGCGCGGTATCAGCGGTGTACATGTAGCCGAAGGTACACATTTGGACTTAACCGACTAATCGCGATAACTCTTATTGATGTCATCATATCTGTCTCAGTATAAAAAATGGCGCAAGCGCCTCTGGTCACAGAGCTGCTTCAccgttgatttatttatttactgattgatttcttgactttttttaatttaagcaGCTCCGAGCTGATAGCTAGCGGCTAAACACCGTCCGGAACCTTTCAGGGTGCACAGCCTCTCTGTGTGTCGCCGGTATCAATTTAAAGCATGTGAGAGGGGTAAAAGTCCTTTTTTAATAAGTTTGATATCGTCTCTCTCCAATTGCCGATTTTCTCCTATCGCGAGCGTGTGTGGAACGTGTCGGCTGCGCTCAACGGGGGGCGCTGACTGTACGCCCGCCCGTCCTTTGTGTGCGCGCAGGTGGTGTGGCTGTGCAGGACCTTCTACACCATGGCCGAGCTGAAGACGCTGCAGCTCAAGCGGAAGGCGCGCCTGCCCAAGAAAAGCGACTGATCCGTTTGAGCTCAAACGTCACGAAGGACGCGATTTCTATTCTTTAGCGTGGGTGGACAAGCTGTGGCTTGCGGGCCACGCACGGCCCCTCCAGAGCGTACAAACCCAAAAGCAAGTACGACCTCAGACGAAGTGGAACGGCCCCCTGCTCCATTGTAAGTGTGTGGAAAGATTGTACGAGAGACACCAAAATgctttgtattttaatgtgtaATTAAAACTGTTTTATTGCACTGATAAAGAATTGTAAGTTTGTCAACGGTGGCTAAGCTTGAAGCGTTCACTACTGTCTTCAACTTGCCATTAGATTTTGTTGTGCCCTTTTTCCTCTACGATGAacaggaaaaatggatgctatcCCTCAGATAGTATTTTTCTTATTCCTAAACacaactacatgtttgagcgaAAATATCCGCTTAAAGGCTCCAGGCTGAAATATATCCCACCTTTTTCACAccgcgacaacgaggcgctctaaagtagCCATGCCTGAAGCCCCTATTTACATGCTAGCTGTCAAGTCGGGGGGTGGAGAAAAATTCCGTGACAGCGCCTTCTATCTGTAATGTGTACGCACTCACTGCCGACAACGAGGCGTTCTAACGCGGCCACGCCAGCGGACGATCCGACAGGAAGAtacattttcagggtgtaggcatagctagctaactaactgCACGTCGCAACTGCGCCCGATAACCACTGAGGTGAACGAAGAAAATGTTTCTCacctattctaatttattgagatacgCCTGTATAATGTCTTTAGAAACATCTCTCCGAGTTCCCTTTACAgttttaaaacatacatttcacCATTGAAGGAAGCGTTATCACGAGCTTGTCGCTAGAGGGCGACATGGACTAAATTAAGGACGCCATTTGTGAACTTGTCTGTGAACCCTGAAGTCGAGGAGGAGGAAGTCGGAAACAGCTGtaagctattttatttattggaaaCAAGACTATCATTTCTTGTCAATGGTCTTCTTCATCCTTTTTTgtgtaaattgtttttaacattaaaacGTTTTTGGGGCCCCTTGCACGAAATTTAGTTGTTgactgttgattttttttttgtttgttttttttaaagaattacaaaataatttctacACAGATGCTATATTTGATCAACAATCCAGCAAGCATACAACATCTCGTTaacagactttttaaaaaacatctacGTTTCTCAATTTGGAATTTTCTttcatcaaaatgttattttttgttttaccttatTTTACTATtcaatgattttttattttcttattttaaattttttttttacttttaaccaGTAAATTGCtcaacatgattttgttttttttatcaaccTAGCACATCATTTATGAGCAAAAGGCCAAACtatttcttgtaaaatttaAATGAGCATAAAATGCTTTTGATCAAGCAAGAGGTTTGTTATgagattaaaatgtatttttgtaatttttttgaaatccAATGtttctccattaaaaaaaaaaaaaaaatttcaatcatTCAAACTAATGAATAATTTGGTGCACAATTTCTATGTAACAGATGTgtagttattttcatttttagtcaGCATACAATGCTGTTGGTCaaacagtgttttttgtttttttttggggggggggtcgccaGTTTTTGTAAGGACAAATATTTAAagtgaaatatattttgtaatcattttgtcattttgaaaccgaatatttctttaaattaaTTACAGCAATTTGCAATGTGGGGTAAATTTTCAATGACAGTAAAATTGAGtttttggaatttaaaaaaaatattttttttgtaatttttgtccatttcaaaatcagtaattgtaaaaaaaaaaaaatcgtaaagCGTTTGTTCATCCATATTTGGTCAGTTTTCAATGACATTACAATGTGTAACTGATTATCAAGCTggctttttttcaattattaaatttgatttaatctatttttttacatataaaaaTAACACCTTAGTGTGAATTTTTgtctttctcccccccccccatttttcttGTCTGGCCCTTGTTTTTCTCAGCTGCGTGCCTGTGTGTAACTGATCGGTCTCATAAactctgttgtttttggtgtgttgGATTTCAAAGTTTTATGACTTGACCCCCTCCAAAAAATCCATGAAGGGAGGAATATTTGGAGACAATAAAAGGGGATGAGATGGATATTTATCATGGTTTACAAcacaatgtgggaggaaactggattcGCTACAGAGCCAAGATTCGGACCCAGATTCGGTCCCTCTGGAAGAGTTGTGCCATTTATTCCAGTCGGCGAAGGAAACTAATGACACGGGCAGCCGTAGCTAGTTGCATTGCAAAGGAGGGCCGGGATCTGATTAAAAGCCGTCCTCTTGGTAAATCCTCTAACTCGGGAGACATGCTCCGCCCACGTTAGATTGCGTAcgctaaaaaaaagtttggcaaTTTACAATTGCTGCCTTTCTGTTCAATTTGGGGTTTGGGTCCTCGGGACATTTTTGTCAGTCcagttatgatagacatgttcaCCCTGGTGTCTTTGCAGGCCGCTTTTTCATGAAATTCacaaccaaaatggctgcctaatgacataattagaatgaaagtttttgtcacaccgcatcaattgaatggccattgtgctgttCCTTGTGGTGTGTCCACCTTGGTCACCGGGGGGGGGGAGTATGAGTATAAAATGGCTATACTGTTTATTGGGATGTCTAACTCCTCTCTCAGCACTAATACTTGTCATTGTATGTCGGGGATAAAGAACATGACTGAGTACAATTATATTGTCTTTCTACacgttgctgcaccgtttgtgttcaattcaTTGCTTAATGGATTGAAACACCGCAACACAGAAGCTCACGTATCACGAATTGATTTCCTTGTCCGTCAAACACGGTCATAGCGACTTATTTACGCAAGAAGAGCGAGGGTTAGGTAAAGACAAACACGTCGAGGTAATTAATGGCTTTCCCCTTGAGATCTGGCTCCCTCGCTGAATTCTCTGCCTGTTGACGAACATATTCCTCCATTTGACGTCGTCCAAACGATTTTGTTGTCGGAGTCATTTGCCGCAATTAAGGCCCATCCTGCAGGCGTAAACGGAAGCGGCTGGCTCAATTAAAGAAAAGGCCCAGCAAATGACAACATCCAATTTCCGCCGGCATCTTTTGCATGCTGTTGTTGTAATATGGCTTAATGAGGGCTCATTATGCATGCGGCCGCTAATTGGTCTAATAAGGGCTCATCGCACCCAATTAGTCGGCGTCTATTTGTCGCCAGCTTGTCTTACAGTATCACGGAAAACAACTTTGTTTGCACGATGACTACTGCAGTTTTGTCAGGTTAGATTCGCTGACgtacaatttttttcaaaatttttagTTTGGTCATTGATTCGATGGGTGATCAGGCAatttggaattatattaaacattattatttgagTGTAAAAAGGGACACACAACATATTGGAACatgaacacaaacatacaatattGTGGCACAAACAGACATCCACAACATTGTGGAAGATAAACACTGATGGACACAATATTATGGAACGTAAACATGGATTCACACAACATTGGAGTACAAACACACAATAGTGTGGAACACATGACATTGGAAAAGACAAACATACACAACCTTGTGGAACAGAAACACACCCGCACACTGCCTTGTGGAACAGaaacatggatgcacacaacattggaGTACAAACACACAATAGTGTGGAACACATGACATTGGAAAAGACAAACATACACAACCTTGTGGAACAGAAACACACCCGCACACTGCCTTGTGGAACAGaaacatggatgcacacaacattggaGTACAAACGAACGCAATAGTGTGGCACACCATGGACACACATTGTGAAACACAAACACGGACATGCACAACATTGTGGAACAtaaacacagacatacacaacattgtggaacaAACACGGACACACGCAACGTTGTGGAACAAACACTaacgcacacaacattgtggaacataaacatggatgcCCACAACACGAGTATAAACACAAAGGTGCACAATAGTGTGGAACACCAACACAGATGCACATAACATTGtgtaacacaaacacagacatacacaacattgtggaacaTAAACACGGATGCCTGCAACATTGTGGAACATAAACACTGATGCACAAAACATTgtggaacataaacatggatgcacacaacacTGCAGTATAAACAAAAACGCGCACAATATTGTGGAACATCAACACGGACGCACACAACGTTGTGAAACAAACACAGATGCAGACAACATtgtgaaacacaaaaacacagatgcACGCAACATTGTGGAACATTAACATGGATGGTGCACACaatattgtggaaaataaaCAGACGCACACAACATTTTGGAAGACAAGTACGGACTCGCACAACATTGTACAACAAAACCACGGACTTACACAACATTGTGGGCCGCTCACCTGGCTGTAATTCATCTGAGATTGTTTACAGCGCTGCCGTTTTGGTTCGCGACTGGGTCCGTCCGCCACCTCAGCAAAATGCAGATTGAGTTACAGACGTGGGAACCTTGCCACTGACATAAACTGACAAATTCATGTGGATGTATTGACACGATGTCTTGATCCCTGCCAAACGAGGTACGACTCTACATGTGCGAGTCCGTGACAGGCTTATATTTATGAGAGCATTTTGTCCGTCCTTTCTGGATCCCCGACATCCTAACTTGAGATAATATACGTGTTGCAGTGACACAAAAGATTAGTAAACTGGCCAAAATGTAATACTAGTATCAATAACTCTCTTGGATGGAGTCCACGGAACGTAGGCCTGCATTTCACGACATCGTCCATCTGTCAGCTGCAGCGGCCTGGCGGCGAACTGGGGCCTGtgaaacaacaataacaacagcaacatttttctACCTTTTTGCAATGTCATCTCCACAGAGATTATCAAAGACACAAAATCATCCATCCCGCTGGCAATTTTCCACTTCTGAGGTAAGGCGAGCAGAAACGATTTTTGAGAGGGGGTAAGTAAAAATCAACGACTGAgatgatgtggttgcacaagtgtgcacaccctcttataactgcaTACACAGGaaagaaaagtcatttgaaATGAGTTAATTCAAACATTGGttgcatgattaaaatgtgttaaactaacatatttgattattttcgaggaaaagagggggaaatgacattttaatcatgtgtaaTGGTTGTACATGATCAaactaagtgttttttttttttgatgtgtGTAGAATAAAGCAcaaataaagcttttttttaacacagttAAGGCGGGAAGTTTGTGGTTCATTTCTTATTTGTAGTTACTATAATACAAAAAGTAT of Phyllopteryx taeniolatus isolate TA_2022b chromosome 18, UOR_Ptae_1.2, whole genome shotgun sequence contains these proteins:
- the tmem18 gene encoding transmembrane protein 18 — encoded protein: MATQKPVNVSSVPIDAFSNLRITSIWTFLMSVKWSEPWLLAGVVFHIVCLCLTVVTCKYYRAQICHFLLIIVLVYSAEYLNELAAMNWRSFSEFQYFDSKGMFISLVFSIPLLFNAVIIVVVWLCRTFYTMAELKTLQLKRKARLPKKSD